A portion of the Calliphora vicina chromosome 5, idCalVici1.1, whole genome shotgun sequence genome contains these proteins:
- the LOC135959989 gene encoding uncharacterized protein LOC135959989 has translation MDNPDLMVGLLSTPCLCFVMTSEWQDPIMELAASSLTSIRYFKTMFLLYPLKEAAKDDEYNLSFVDSIEFYENLRLLYEWVWQKQFLNTVLITINNNIYLYDPFPSGSLVNKTGNWSLDDFFRNDKLNLKGYEIKTPVRFDLPGVFVLRRYPNKGRVSKLTGSAGKLFGAFVNDINGTFNDQLLYEHEFEPFNMTSFIKMVESEQLEISVHSYTSMKSDGVGTSYPVGINDWCLMVPFRNSSPEYMFLQMSFQQTSWFLLCFSAIYITLGLWLCTPRRERDVSLAFLQSICSLLLLTPVKFITLPFLRLRFLFVLLFVVGFCISNMYLTKMASYLTASSSQDQINNMRDLIAAKLNIMILDYEYNYIVEMKLNFTPGFMELLMPVSKSVMDKHRDCLNTSYGYSVASDTWDFLNKQQRFLKKPLFHLTSMCLGPFYHVFPLKKDSYLMQPLKDFILAVSQTGYIFFWEDEAFDDALFLGYVQMFKNDQGFSALSINFFRSICYVWLFGLLLATVTFMLEVKRVSMELRRIEGKSKAIGPSTLPEHPRSSSALSLHILH, from the exons ATGGATAATCCCGATTTGATGGTGGGTCTGCTAAGTACACCCTGTTTGTGTTTTGTTATGACTAGTGAATGGCAGGATCCCATTATGGAGCTGGCGGCTAGCAGTTTGACAAGTATACGTTATTTTAAAACCATGTTTCTATTGTATCCCTTAAAGGAAGCTGCTAAAGATGATGAATACAACCTGAGTTTTGTAGATTCTATAGAGTTTTATGAAAACCTACGTTTGCTGTATGAATGGGTGTGGCAGAAACAGTTCCTGAACACTGTGTTAATAACCAtcaacaataatatttatttgtatgatcCATTTCCCTCCGGAAGTTTGGTGAATAAAACCGGCAATTGGAGTTTGGATGACTTCTTTAGAAACGATAAGTTAAATTTAAAGGGTTATGAAATTAAGACACCCGTGCGCTTTGATTTGCCAGGAGTATTTGTGCTGAGACGTTATCCCAACAAGGGTAGGGTTAGCAAATTAACTGGTTCGGCGGGTAAATTGTTTGGAGCCTTTGTCAATGATATAAATGGCACCTTCAATGACCAGCTATTATACGAACATGAATTTGAGCCTTTCAATATGACTTCGTTTATAAAAATGGTGGAGTCGGAGCAGCTGGAGATAAGTGTACATTCATATACCTCCATGAAAAGTGATGGCGTGGGCACCAGTTATCCTGTAGGCATTAATGATTGGTGTTTGATGGTGCCTTTTCGTAACAGTTCGCCCGAGTATATGTTTCTACAAATGAGTTTTCAGCAAACTAGCTggtttttgctttgtttttcgGCTATCTATATAACGTTGGGCCTGTGGCTGTGTACTCCCAGACGAGAAAGAGATGTCAGTTTAGCATTTTTGCAGTCCATATGCTCTTTGTTGCTGTTAACGCCGGTGAAATTTATAACGCTGCCCTTTCTTCGTTTACGTTTCTTATTTGTTCTATTGTTTGTGGTGGGCTTTTGCATTAGCAATATGTATTTAACCAAAATGGCCAGTTATTTGACAGCCTCCAGCAGCCAGGATCAAATTAACAATATGCGAGATCTCATAGCTGCAAAATTGAATATAATGATATTGGACTATGAGTACAATTACATAGTGGAAATGAAACTGAACTTTACTCCTGGATTTATGGAGTTACTCATGCCTGTTTCTAAATCTGTTATGGACAAACATCGTGATTGCTTAAACACCAGCTATGGCTATAGTGTTGCCTCGGATACCTGGGATTTCCTTAACAAGCAACAGCGCTTTCTAAAGAAGCCTTTATTTCATCTGACCTCCATGTGTCTGGGTCCTTTTTATCATGTGTTTCCTTTAAAAAAGGATTCATATCTAATGCAGCCATTAAAGGATTTCATATTGGCTGTCTCCCAAACCGGTTACATATTCTTTTGGGAGGATGAGGCCTTCGATGATGCCTTGTTTTTGGGTTATGTTCAAATGTTTAAGAATGATCAAGGATTTTCTGCCTTGTCCATTAATTTTTTCCGTTCGATTTGTTATGTCTGGTTGTTTGGTTTGCTGCTGGCTACAGTAACATTTATGTTGGAAGTTAAGCGTGTGTCTATGG AGTTAAGGCGAATCGAAGGCAAATCGAAGGCCATCGGACCATCAACGCTGCCAGAACATCCCAGATCATCTTCTGCCTTGTCATTGCATATTCTACACTAG